A genomic segment from Gadus morhua chromosome 4, gadMor3.0, whole genome shotgun sequence encodes:
- the LOC115542585 gene encoding zinc finger MYM-type protein 1-like codes for MSGCNNGVQELFRREVPQAVYIHCHAHRLNLVLVDCVHNVDAAAEFFETLQTLYKFFSGSVVHDLFLKKQRELSTAQRIELKRLSDTRWACQYDAICAVKRTLPAIIATLRDTVRDKNAKRRTEAKSVSSLMDEQFVLHLILFEDVFRTTKFMSDALQSPNFDLLTADDLAQSVITAISEKRTDDNWAAIRKQAGDMCVNTGIATVHREKRQTQTAKHLEGFIVEAPIERPGMGSMDELKTQSFYPVLDRLLMELRRRFSIEANGVLAGLPALSPNHPSFLDKQVILPMARHYGVSEENLCAELHQVRRLLKRKEEQGCTINSNQEFLSLMRPYKDAFVDLYKLISISLTLPVTSASCERSFSCLRRLKSYLRNSSGDGRTSDLALLAINPLRARALDIDRIIDAFALNHNNRRIVLL; via the coding sequence ATGTCTGGATGTAACAACGGAGTCCAAGAACTTTTCAGAAGAGAGGTGCCGCAAGCAGTTTATATACACTGCCATGCTCATAGGCTTAACCTGGTGTTGGTGGACTGTGTGCATAATGTAGATGCTGCCGCTGAGTTTTTTGAGACGTTGCAAACACTGTACAAGTTTTTTTCGGGGTCAGTGGTGCACGATCTCTTTCTGAAGAAACAAAGGGAACTTTCAACGGCACAGCGCATAGAGCTGAAGAGACTGAGTGACACTCGCTGGGCATGCCAGTATGATGCTATCTGTGCAGTCAAGAGAACTCTCCCGGCTATCATCGCTACCCTGCGTGACACTGTTCGCGACAAGAATGCGAAACGGAGGACAGAGGCTAAATCTGTCAGTTCCCTTATGGATGAGCAGTTTGTTCTGCATTTAATTCTTTTTGAGGATGTTTTTAGAACTACCAAATTCATGTCCGATGCGCTACAGTCTCCCAATTTCGATCTCTTGACAGCGGATGACCTGGCCCAATCTGTGATCACGGCCATATCGGAGAAACGTACAGATGACAACTGGGCAGCAATCCGTAAGCAGGCAGGAGACATGTGCGTTAATACCGGGATAGCTACtgtacatcgtgagaaaaggcAGACCCAAACAGCTAAACATCTGGAGGGCTTTATTGTGGAGGCCCCGATAGAAAGACCAGGCATGGGCAGCATGGATGAACTGAAAACTCAGTCATTCTATCCTGTCTTAGACAGGTTGTTAATGGAACTCCGGCGACGCTTTTCCATCGAAGCAAATGGTGTACTGGCAGGCTTGCCAGCCCTAAGCCCTAATCACCCATCATTCCTTGACAAGCAAGTTATTCTGCCCATGGCTCGCCATTATGGGGTCAGCGAGGAGAATTTGTGTGCAGAACTCCATCAAGTTCGCCGGCTCCTGAAAAGGAAGGAAGAGCAAGGATGCACCATTAACAGCAACCAGGAGTTCCTATCCCTTATGCGGCCTTACAAAGACGCCTTCGTGGACCTCTACAAATTGATCTCCATATCTCTGACCCTGCCTGTAACATCTGCGAGCTGCGAGCGCAGTTTTTCTTGTCTGCGTCGCTTGAAGAGCTACCTGAGGAATAGCAGTGGGGATGGCCGAACCAGTGACCTTGCACTTCTGGCGATTAACCCTCTGCGAGCACGGGCTTTGGACATCGACAGGATCATAGATGCCTTCGCtctcaaccacaacaacaggcGCATTGTCCTGTTATGA
- the cobll1a gene encoding cordon-bleu protein-like 1 isoform X4: protein MEDQGDPAERDHDLSVVLPSGLERTVTVHGSKPVIDLLVTLCAKYHLNPSDHTVEILSHNKNNVCFKPSSLIGLLEADTIVLKPKVSEDKARRPYTPEATVRLLVNYRKSHKTVVRVSPRVPLEDLVSAISQKCEFQPASTALLRDSLTQEPLDLMKSLNDLGIRELFAKDTAAAEVSFEVLHASETPKTDPPTGCGEGQQLSRNEKKRGGNIGFLSLFRRKKDKDGRVYMPVSQDLQEAPSVRASTSGLCSADPSTPCTTKKRPAPRPPITASRSVPDNISGLRVTEPQSSANTTLRRTKRKAPLPPCAGSHASLPADTEGSAGISNSDRTWELRPQGDSADSSRTGSPLPSSSSTSSSSTISSSSTQLLPPPQDDGCDSGPSSLPEPQRAGKVFSQGHSVLSQIINSSLSNGKLPNRRHGDASFSKPHGDEGDEDLSLTHEPLLGPRCLIGGQGGIPPHPELWGDALQRKGMTTFKVVPAKKHRLYEVDQGLVVPDDRISTTRWDPEDGESRADGDPPGSPEPRTSSPAAGGPVADGGAQTSLSADSDGVQGEVDVPQAEVASPAPQDSGSQEGGAEVDRPGPEPETRAAQVEEDQVVRDTEAKVSVHEAVVVKDKGVQKEEIQGEGDYDEVPDEDDEHFPPPPPPVAYDDQDGVPDERSTLLRSSSALPPPPPPSSSTQTPGGPGTPTKDASSPLKRVSTAPSRFAQAVALAVQRTRSAQVQGRGYGSLFRSRSGANPVPSWLPQSSVNSGSCPG, encoded by the exons ATGGAGGACCAGGGGGATCCCGCGGAGAGGGACCACGATCTGTCCGTGGTGCTGCCCTCGGGGCTGGAGAGGACCGTCACGGTGCACGGCAG TAAACCCGTGATAGACCTGCTAGTCACGCTGTGTGCAAAGTACCACCTCAACCCCTCCGACCACACCGTGGAGATCCTGTCGCACAACAAGAACAACGTCTGCTTCAAACctagctctctgattggcttgctGGAGGCAGACACCATCGTACTGAAACCTAAAGTGTCCGAGGACAAGGCCAGGAGGCCTTATACGCCGGAG GCGACAGTCCGTCTCCTGGTGAACTACAGGAAGTCCCATAAGACGGTGGTGCGTGTGAGTCCCCGCGTGCCGCTAGAGGACCTGGTGTCGGCCATCAGCCAGAAATGCGAGTTCCAGCCGGCGTCGACGGCTCTGCTGAGAGACTCCCTGACCCAGGAGCCTTTGGACCTGATGAAGTCCCTTAATGACCTGGGGATCAGGGAACTGTTTGCCAAAGATACTGCCG cagcagaagtgTCATTCGAGGTCCTCCACGCATCCGAGACCCCCAAGACGGATCCACCAACAG GGTGTGGGGAAGGCCAGCAGCTTTCCCGAAACGAGAAGAAAAGGGGGGGAAACATCGGATTCCTCAGTTTGTTCCGGAGAAAGAAGGACAAG GACGGCCGGGTGTACATGCCTGTATCTCAGGATCTCCAGGAGGCTCCATCAGTCAGGGCCAGCACCTCGGGCCTCTGCTCCGCCGACCCGTCCACGCCCTGCACGACCAAGAAGAGGCCCGCCCCGCGCCCGCCAATCACGGCGTCCCGGAGCGTGCCCGACAACATCAGCGGCCTCCGGGTCACAGAGCCCCAG AGCTCAGCCAACACGACCTTGAGGAGGACCAAGAGGAAAGCACCGCTACCTCCCTGTGCCGGTTCCCATGCCAGCCTGCCTGCTGATACTGAAGGGAGTGCAG GGATTTCTAACTCCGATCGCACATGGGAGTTGAGGCCGCAGGGCGACTCCGCCGACAGCAGCAGAACGGGCTCCCCTCTCCCGTCCTCTTCatcaacctcctcctcttcgaccatctcctcctcttccacccagCTCCTGCCACCACCCCAGGACGACGGCTGCGACTCGGGCCCGAGCTCTTTGCCCGAACCCCAGCGTGCGGGCAAAGTGTTCTCTCAGGGTCACTCCGTCCTCTCCCAGATCatcaactcctccctgtccaatGGGAAGCTGCCGAACCGACGTCATGGCGACGCTTCCTTCTCTAAACCACACGGCGATGAAGGCGACGAGGATCTCTCCCTTACCCATGAGCCATTGCTGGGGCCCAGGTGTCTGATTGGTGGGCAAGGTGGCATCCCCCCACACCCAGAGTTGTGGGGGGATGCGTTGCAGAGGAAGGGGATGACCACGTTCAAGGTGGTGCCCGCAAAGAAGCACCGCCTCTACGAGGTGGATCAGGGCCTGGTTGTCCCGGACGACCGGATATCGACCACCAGGTGGGACCCGGAGGACGGGGAGAGCCGGGCCGACGGTGACCCCCCAGGGAGCCCGGAGCCCCGGACCTCTTCTCCGGCCGCCGGGGGTCCCGTGGCCGACGGGGGGGCCCAGACCTCGCTGAGCGCTGACTCCGACGGGGTCCAGGGAGAGGTAGACGTCCCTCAGGCGGAGGTGGCCAGTCCCGCACCGCAAGACTCCGGATCTCAAGAAGGGGGCGCGGAGGTGGACCGGCCCGGTCCAGAACCTGAGACACGGGCtgcccaggtggaggaggaccaggTGGTCCGCGACACGGAGGCCAAGGTGTCGGTCCacgaggcggtggtggtgaaaGACAAGGGGGTCCAAAAGGAGGAgatccagggggagggggactaCGACGAAGTCCCCGATGAAGACGACGAGCAtttccctccgcctcctccgcccGTTGCCTACGACGACCAGGACGGCGTGCCAGACGAACGATCCACCCTGCTCCGGTCGTCTTcggctcttcctccccctcccccaccctcctcttccacccAGACCCCTGGCGGTCCGGGGACCCCAACGAAGGACGCCTCGTCCCCCCTGAAGAGGGTGAGCACGGCCCCGTCCCGCTTCGCCCAGGCGGTGGCCCTGGCGGTGCAGAGGACGCGCTCGGCCCAGGTCCAGGGGCGTGGCTACGGGAGCCTGTTCAGGAGCCGCTCCGGAGCCAACCCA gtgcccTCCTGGCTCCCCCAGTCTTCGGTCAACAGCGGCTCCTGCCCGGGGTGA
- the cobll1a gene encoding cordon-bleu protein-like 1 isoform X1, with product MEDQGDPAERDHDLSVVLPSGLERTVTVHGSKPVIDLLVTLCAKYHLNPSDHTVEILSHNKNNVCFKPSSLIGLLEADTIVLKPKVSEDKARRPYTPEATVRLLVNYRKSHKTVVRVSPRVPLEDLVSAISQKCEFQPASTALLRDSLTQEPLDLMKSLNDLGIRELFAKDTAAAAEVSFEVLHASETPKTDPPTVVDVFDTGCGEGQQLSRNEKKRGGNIGFLSLFRRKKDKDGRVYMPVSQDLQEAPSVRASTSGLCSADPSTPCTTKKRPAPRPPITASRSVPDNISGLRVTEPQSSANTTLRRTKRKAPLPPCAGSHASLPADTEGSAGISNSDRTWELRPQGDSADSSRTGSPLPSSSSTSSSSTISSSSTQLLPPPQDDGCDSGPSSLPEPQRAGKVFSQGHSVLSQIINSSLSNGKLPNRRHGDASFSKPHGDEGDEDLSLTHEPLLGPRCLIGGQGGIPPHPELWGDALQRKGMTTFKVVPAKKHRLYEVDQGLVVPDDRISTTRWDPEDGESRADGDPPGSPEPRTSSPAAGGPVADGGAQTSLSADSDGVQGEVDVPQAEVASPAPQDSGSQEGGAEVDRPGPEPETRAAQVEEDQVVRDTEAKVSVHEAVVVKDKGVQKEEIQGEGDYDEVPDEDDEHFPPPPPPVAYDDQDGVPDERSTLLRSSSALPPPPPPSSSTQTPGGPGTPTKDASSPLKRVSTAPSRFAQAVALAVQRTRSAQVQGRGYGSLFRSRSGANPVPSWLPQSSVNSGSCPG from the exons ATGGAGGACCAGGGGGATCCCGCGGAGAGGGACCACGATCTGTCCGTGGTGCTGCCCTCGGGGCTGGAGAGGACCGTCACGGTGCACGGCAG TAAACCCGTGATAGACCTGCTAGTCACGCTGTGTGCAAAGTACCACCTCAACCCCTCCGACCACACCGTGGAGATCCTGTCGCACAACAAGAACAACGTCTGCTTCAAACctagctctctgattggcttgctGGAGGCAGACACCATCGTACTGAAACCTAAAGTGTCCGAGGACAAGGCCAGGAGGCCTTATACGCCGGAG GCGACAGTCCGTCTCCTGGTGAACTACAGGAAGTCCCATAAGACGGTGGTGCGTGTGAGTCCCCGCGTGCCGCTAGAGGACCTGGTGTCGGCCATCAGCCAGAAATGCGAGTTCCAGCCGGCGTCGACGGCTCTGCTGAGAGACTCCCTGACCCAGGAGCCTTTGGACCTGATGAAGTCCCTTAATGACCTGGGGATCAGGGAACTGTTTGCCAAAGATACTGCCG cagcagcagaagtgTCATTCGAGGTCCTCCACGCATCCGAGACCCCCAAGACGGATCCACCAACAG TCGTTGACGTGTTTGACACAGGGTGTGGGGAAGGCCAGCAGCTTTCCCGAAACGAGAAGAAAAGGGGGGGAAACATCGGATTCCTCAGTTTGTTCCGGAGAAAGAAGGACAAG GACGGCCGGGTGTACATGCCTGTATCTCAGGATCTCCAGGAGGCTCCATCAGTCAGGGCCAGCACCTCGGGCCTCTGCTCCGCCGACCCGTCCACGCCCTGCACGACCAAGAAGAGGCCCGCCCCGCGCCCGCCAATCACGGCGTCCCGGAGCGTGCCCGACAACATCAGCGGCCTCCGGGTCACAGAGCCCCAG AGCTCAGCCAACACGACCTTGAGGAGGACCAAGAGGAAAGCACCGCTACCTCCCTGTGCCGGTTCCCATGCCAGCCTGCCTGCTGATACTGAAGGGAGTGCAG GGATTTCTAACTCCGATCGCACATGGGAGTTGAGGCCGCAGGGCGACTCCGCCGACAGCAGCAGAACGGGCTCCCCTCTCCCGTCCTCTTCatcaacctcctcctcttcgaccatctcctcctcttccacccagCTCCTGCCACCACCCCAGGACGACGGCTGCGACTCGGGCCCGAGCTCTTTGCCCGAACCCCAGCGTGCGGGCAAAGTGTTCTCTCAGGGTCACTCCGTCCTCTCCCAGATCatcaactcctccctgtccaatGGGAAGCTGCCGAACCGACGTCATGGCGACGCTTCCTTCTCTAAACCACACGGCGATGAAGGCGACGAGGATCTCTCCCTTACCCATGAGCCATTGCTGGGGCCCAGGTGTCTGATTGGTGGGCAAGGTGGCATCCCCCCACACCCAGAGTTGTGGGGGGATGCGTTGCAGAGGAAGGGGATGACCACGTTCAAGGTGGTGCCCGCAAAGAAGCACCGCCTCTACGAGGTGGATCAGGGCCTGGTTGTCCCGGACGACCGGATATCGACCACCAGGTGGGACCCGGAGGACGGGGAGAGCCGGGCCGACGGTGACCCCCCAGGGAGCCCGGAGCCCCGGACCTCTTCTCCGGCCGCCGGGGGTCCCGTGGCCGACGGGGGGGCCCAGACCTCGCTGAGCGCTGACTCCGACGGGGTCCAGGGAGAGGTAGACGTCCCTCAGGCGGAGGTGGCCAGTCCCGCACCGCAAGACTCCGGATCTCAAGAAGGGGGCGCGGAGGTGGACCGGCCCGGTCCAGAACCTGAGACACGGGCtgcccaggtggaggaggaccaggTGGTCCGCGACACGGAGGCCAAGGTGTCGGTCCacgaggcggtggtggtgaaaGACAAGGGGGTCCAAAAGGAGGAgatccagggggagggggactaCGACGAAGTCCCCGATGAAGACGACGAGCAtttccctccgcctcctccgcccGTTGCCTACGACGACCAGGACGGCGTGCCAGACGAACGATCCACCCTGCTCCGGTCGTCTTcggctcttcctccccctcccccaccctcctcttccacccAGACCCCTGGCGGTCCGGGGACCCCAACGAAGGACGCCTCGTCCCCCCTGAAGAGGGTGAGCACGGCCCCGTCCCGCTTCGCCCAGGCGGTGGCCCTGGCGGTGCAGAGGACGCGCTCGGCCCAGGTCCAGGGGCGTGGCTACGGGAGCCTGTTCAGGAGCCGCTCCGGAGCCAACCCA gtgcccTCCTGGCTCCCCCAGTCTTCGGTCAACAGCGGCTCCTGCCCGGGGTGA
- the cobll1a gene encoding cordon-bleu protein-like 1 isoform X2: MEDQGDPAERDHDLSVVLPSGLERTVTVHGSKPVIDLLVTLCAKYHLNPSDHTVEILSHNKNNVCFKPSSLIGLLEADTIVLKPKVSEDKARRPYTPEATVRLLVNYRKSHKTVVRVSPRVPLEDLVSAISQKCEFQPASTALLRDSLTQEPLDLMKSLNDLGIRELFAKDTAAAEVSFEVLHASETPKTDPPTVVDVFDTGCGEGQQLSRNEKKRGGNIGFLSLFRRKKDKDGRVYMPVSQDLQEAPSVRASTSGLCSADPSTPCTTKKRPAPRPPITASRSVPDNISGLRVTEPQSSANTTLRRTKRKAPLPPCAGSHASLPADTEGSAGISNSDRTWELRPQGDSADSSRTGSPLPSSSSTSSSSTISSSSTQLLPPPQDDGCDSGPSSLPEPQRAGKVFSQGHSVLSQIINSSLSNGKLPNRRHGDASFSKPHGDEGDEDLSLTHEPLLGPRCLIGGQGGIPPHPELWGDALQRKGMTTFKVVPAKKHRLYEVDQGLVVPDDRISTTRWDPEDGESRADGDPPGSPEPRTSSPAAGGPVADGGAQTSLSADSDGVQGEVDVPQAEVASPAPQDSGSQEGGAEVDRPGPEPETRAAQVEEDQVVRDTEAKVSVHEAVVVKDKGVQKEEIQGEGDYDEVPDEDDEHFPPPPPPVAYDDQDGVPDERSTLLRSSSALPPPPPPSSSTQTPGGPGTPTKDASSPLKRVSTAPSRFAQAVALAVQRTRSAQVQGRGYGSLFRSRSGANPVPSWLPQSSVNSGSCPG; this comes from the exons ATGGAGGACCAGGGGGATCCCGCGGAGAGGGACCACGATCTGTCCGTGGTGCTGCCCTCGGGGCTGGAGAGGACCGTCACGGTGCACGGCAG TAAACCCGTGATAGACCTGCTAGTCACGCTGTGTGCAAAGTACCACCTCAACCCCTCCGACCACACCGTGGAGATCCTGTCGCACAACAAGAACAACGTCTGCTTCAAACctagctctctgattggcttgctGGAGGCAGACACCATCGTACTGAAACCTAAAGTGTCCGAGGACAAGGCCAGGAGGCCTTATACGCCGGAG GCGACAGTCCGTCTCCTGGTGAACTACAGGAAGTCCCATAAGACGGTGGTGCGTGTGAGTCCCCGCGTGCCGCTAGAGGACCTGGTGTCGGCCATCAGCCAGAAATGCGAGTTCCAGCCGGCGTCGACGGCTCTGCTGAGAGACTCCCTGACCCAGGAGCCTTTGGACCTGATGAAGTCCCTTAATGACCTGGGGATCAGGGAACTGTTTGCCAAAGATACTGCCG cagcagaagtgTCATTCGAGGTCCTCCACGCATCCGAGACCCCCAAGACGGATCCACCAACAG TCGTTGACGTGTTTGACACAGGGTGTGGGGAAGGCCAGCAGCTTTCCCGAAACGAGAAGAAAAGGGGGGGAAACATCGGATTCCTCAGTTTGTTCCGGAGAAAGAAGGACAAG GACGGCCGGGTGTACATGCCTGTATCTCAGGATCTCCAGGAGGCTCCATCAGTCAGGGCCAGCACCTCGGGCCTCTGCTCCGCCGACCCGTCCACGCCCTGCACGACCAAGAAGAGGCCCGCCCCGCGCCCGCCAATCACGGCGTCCCGGAGCGTGCCCGACAACATCAGCGGCCTCCGGGTCACAGAGCCCCAG AGCTCAGCCAACACGACCTTGAGGAGGACCAAGAGGAAAGCACCGCTACCTCCCTGTGCCGGTTCCCATGCCAGCCTGCCTGCTGATACTGAAGGGAGTGCAG GGATTTCTAACTCCGATCGCACATGGGAGTTGAGGCCGCAGGGCGACTCCGCCGACAGCAGCAGAACGGGCTCCCCTCTCCCGTCCTCTTCatcaacctcctcctcttcgaccatctcctcctcttccacccagCTCCTGCCACCACCCCAGGACGACGGCTGCGACTCGGGCCCGAGCTCTTTGCCCGAACCCCAGCGTGCGGGCAAAGTGTTCTCTCAGGGTCACTCCGTCCTCTCCCAGATCatcaactcctccctgtccaatGGGAAGCTGCCGAACCGACGTCATGGCGACGCTTCCTTCTCTAAACCACACGGCGATGAAGGCGACGAGGATCTCTCCCTTACCCATGAGCCATTGCTGGGGCCCAGGTGTCTGATTGGTGGGCAAGGTGGCATCCCCCCACACCCAGAGTTGTGGGGGGATGCGTTGCAGAGGAAGGGGATGACCACGTTCAAGGTGGTGCCCGCAAAGAAGCACCGCCTCTACGAGGTGGATCAGGGCCTGGTTGTCCCGGACGACCGGATATCGACCACCAGGTGGGACCCGGAGGACGGGGAGAGCCGGGCCGACGGTGACCCCCCAGGGAGCCCGGAGCCCCGGACCTCTTCTCCGGCCGCCGGGGGTCCCGTGGCCGACGGGGGGGCCCAGACCTCGCTGAGCGCTGACTCCGACGGGGTCCAGGGAGAGGTAGACGTCCCTCAGGCGGAGGTGGCCAGTCCCGCACCGCAAGACTCCGGATCTCAAGAAGGGGGCGCGGAGGTGGACCGGCCCGGTCCAGAACCTGAGACACGGGCtgcccaggtggaggaggaccaggTGGTCCGCGACACGGAGGCCAAGGTGTCGGTCCacgaggcggtggtggtgaaaGACAAGGGGGTCCAAAAGGAGGAgatccagggggagggggactaCGACGAAGTCCCCGATGAAGACGACGAGCAtttccctccgcctcctccgcccGTTGCCTACGACGACCAGGACGGCGTGCCAGACGAACGATCCACCCTGCTCCGGTCGTCTTcggctcttcctccccctcccccaccctcctcttccacccAGACCCCTGGCGGTCCGGGGACCCCAACGAAGGACGCCTCGTCCCCCCTGAAGAGGGTGAGCACGGCCCCGTCCCGCTTCGCCCAGGCGGTGGCCCTGGCGGTGCAGAGGACGCGCTCGGCCCAGGTCCAGGGGCGTGGCTACGGGAGCCTGTTCAGGAGCCGCTCCGGAGCCAACCCA gtgcccTCCTGGCTCCCCCAGTCTTCGGTCAACAGCGGCTCCTGCCCGGGGTGA
- the cobll1a gene encoding cordon-bleu protein-like 1 isoform X3, whose product MEDQGDPAERDHDLSVVLPSGLERTVTVHGSKPVIDLLVTLCAKYHLNPSDHTVEILSHNKNNVCFKPSSLIGLLEADTIVLKPKVSEDKARRPYTPEATVRLLVNYRKSHKTVVRVSPRVPLEDLVSAISQKCEFQPASTALLRDSLTQEPLDLMKSLNDLGIRELFAKDTAAAAEVSFEVLHASETPKTDPPTGCGEGQQLSRNEKKRGGNIGFLSLFRRKKDKDGRVYMPVSQDLQEAPSVRASTSGLCSADPSTPCTTKKRPAPRPPITASRSVPDNISGLRVTEPQSSANTTLRRTKRKAPLPPCAGSHASLPADTEGSAGISNSDRTWELRPQGDSADSSRTGSPLPSSSSTSSSSTISSSSTQLLPPPQDDGCDSGPSSLPEPQRAGKVFSQGHSVLSQIINSSLSNGKLPNRRHGDASFSKPHGDEGDEDLSLTHEPLLGPRCLIGGQGGIPPHPELWGDALQRKGMTTFKVVPAKKHRLYEVDQGLVVPDDRISTTRWDPEDGESRADGDPPGSPEPRTSSPAAGGPVADGGAQTSLSADSDGVQGEVDVPQAEVASPAPQDSGSQEGGAEVDRPGPEPETRAAQVEEDQVVRDTEAKVSVHEAVVVKDKGVQKEEIQGEGDYDEVPDEDDEHFPPPPPPVAYDDQDGVPDERSTLLRSSSALPPPPPPSSSTQTPGGPGTPTKDASSPLKRVSTAPSRFAQAVALAVQRTRSAQVQGRGYGSLFRSRSGANPVPSWLPQSSVNSGSCPG is encoded by the exons ATGGAGGACCAGGGGGATCCCGCGGAGAGGGACCACGATCTGTCCGTGGTGCTGCCCTCGGGGCTGGAGAGGACCGTCACGGTGCACGGCAG TAAACCCGTGATAGACCTGCTAGTCACGCTGTGTGCAAAGTACCACCTCAACCCCTCCGACCACACCGTGGAGATCCTGTCGCACAACAAGAACAACGTCTGCTTCAAACctagctctctgattggcttgctGGAGGCAGACACCATCGTACTGAAACCTAAAGTGTCCGAGGACAAGGCCAGGAGGCCTTATACGCCGGAG GCGACAGTCCGTCTCCTGGTGAACTACAGGAAGTCCCATAAGACGGTGGTGCGTGTGAGTCCCCGCGTGCCGCTAGAGGACCTGGTGTCGGCCATCAGCCAGAAATGCGAGTTCCAGCCGGCGTCGACGGCTCTGCTGAGAGACTCCCTGACCCAGGAGCCTTTGGACCTGATGAAGTCCCTTAATGACCTGGGGATCAGGGAACTGTTTGCCAAAGATACTGCCG cagcagcagaagtgTCATTCGAGGTCCTCCACGCATCCGAGACCCCCAAGACGGATCCACCAACAG GGTGTGGGGAAGGCCAGCAGCTTTCCCGAAACGAGAAGAAAAGGGGGGGAAACATCGGATTCCTCAGTTTGTTCCGGAGAAAGAAGGACAAG GACGGCCGGGTGTACATGCCTGTATCTCAGGATCTCCAGGAGGCTCCATCAGTCAGGGCCAGCACCTCGGGCCTCTGCTCCGCCGACCCGTCCACGCCCTGCACGACCAAGAAGAGGCCCGCCCCGCGCCCGCCAATCACGGCGTCCCGGAGCGTGCCCGACAACATCAGCGGCCTCCGGGTCACAGAGCCCCAG AGCTCAGCCAACACGACCTTGAGGAGGACCAAGAGGAAAGCACCGCTACCTCCCTGTGCCGGTTCCCATGCCAGCCTGCCTGCTGATACTGAAGGGAGTGCAG GGATTTCTAACTCCGATCGCACATGGGAGTTGAGGCCGCAGGGCGACTCCGCCGACAGCAGCAGAACGGGCTCCCCTCTCCCGTCCTCTTCatcaacctcctcctcttcgaccatctcctcctcttccacccagCTCCTGCCACCACCCCAGGACGACGGCTGCGACTCGGGCCCGAGCTCTTTGCCCGAACCCCAGCGTGCGGGCAAAGTGTTCTCTCAGGGTCACTCCGTCCTCTCCCAGATCatcaactcctccctgtccaatGGGAAGCTGCCGAACCGACGTCATGGCGACGCTTCCTTCTCTAAACCACACGGCGATGAAGGCGACGAGGATCTCTCCCTTACCCATGAGCCATTGCTGGGGCCCAGGTGTCTGATTGGTGGGCAAGGTGGCATCCCCCCACACCCAGAGTTGTGGGGGGATGCGTTGCAGAGGAAGGGGATGACCACGTTCAAGGTGGTGCCCGCAAAGAAGCACCGCCTCTACGAGGTGGATCAGGGCCTGGTTGTCCCGGACGACCGGATATCGACCACCAGGTGGGACCCGGAGGACGGGGAGAGCCGGGCCGACGGTGACCCCCCAGGGAGCCCGGAGCCCCGGACCTCTTCTCCGGCCGCCGGGGGTCCCGTGGCCGACGGGGGGGCCCAGACCTCGCTGAGCGCTGACTCCGACGGGGTCCAGGGAGAGGTAGACGTCCCTCAGGCGGAGGTGGCCAGTCCCGCACCGCAAGACTCCGGATCTCAAGAAGGGGGCGCGGAGGTGGACCGGCCCGGTCCAGAACCTGAGACACGGGCtgcccaggtggaggaggaccaggTGGTCCGCGACACGGAGGCCAAGGTGTCGGTCCacgaggcggtggtggtgaaaGACAAGGGGGTCCAAAAGGAGGAgatccagggggagggggactaCGACGAAGTCCCCGATGAAGACGACGAGCAtttccctccgcctcctccgcccGTTGCCTACGACGACCAGGACGGCGTGCCAGACGAACGATCCACCCTGCTCCGGTCGTCTTcggctcttcctccccctcccccaccctcctcttccacccAGACCCCTGGCGGTCCGGGGACCCCAACGAAGGACGCCTCGTCCCCCCTGAAGAGGGTGAGCACGGCCCCGTCCCGCTTCGCCCAGGCGGTGGCCCTGGCGGTGCAGAGGACGCGCTCGGCCCAGGTCCAGGGGCGTGGCTACGGGAGCCTGTTCAGGAGCCGCTCCGGAGCCAACCCA gtgcccTCCTGGCTCCCCCAGTCTTCGGTCAACAGCGGCTCCTGCCCGGGGTGA